A genomic region of Macrobrachium nipponense isolate FS-2020 chromosome 40, ASM1510439v2, whole genome shotgun sequence contains the following coding sequences:
- the LOC135212128 gene encoding uncharacterized protein LOC135212128 isoform X3: MPQKCRRKREMIIVDEREPVGELPPPFPPRNVVVKDDDDVRKFYDLRREIGRGRFGTVYLVNDKETGQKFAAKFVNTKRNQDRANVEREIEIMKALNAERPHPRLIQLYDAFDMAKEMCLVLEIVDGGELFERVIDDDFVLTERACTIFVRQICEGVEFIHSKNILHLDMKPENILCLSREGNRIKICDFGLARKYDPRKKLQVLFGTPEFVAPEVVNFEPISFGTDMWSVGVITYVLLSGLSPFMGHNYVETMTNVTKNKYDFEDEAFKSVSEDAKDFIRKLLVLDKSLRLTPAQCQHHGWLKRPPPVSGRRRLSERELESESESEEETDLEDMSIEEKIFREEKENEKDRRKREAEVLRQVEYKRKDLEKQAEIKKKEIEKQTEVKKRELEIQEETKRKEAERQEEEKKKEMERQSELKKKEEELELTKKQLKEFVDRWNSHPNSPYLIGTPIALDLQRIVKTGGWTSRDSFASVVVGPPSDPGDISEPEEDLDIVDQDDFIRYTIEPQKTLSKQPSPEEVAKELEERLTILQQQELINNKENESQLNEVNDSEVALHNKANKEKSRAEGTEATIPNHNELQVKIESTKGGKKIPETNMPKKPLDSKRKTVDAEKGPKESKIEKHKKAYEERKRMKNLEEEKKKKEVAEKSLEVQNKENIPEVKETVDQRSASLDSLASTDSYAHVENRKDNILDTNHIQPLDVKVQRPESPVKEKEQTKSPDVDSATETLRKINEKPLSDYKKEYEEYLKMVNEAQKKTEEPQVQGEAKKSSSPPTRNNNKKQNEIKLPTKKVIGIEKSASVSAVKDLEKKEANKVGRGERKSGFSLKNPFSQRFGFGKDSSVKSKSQQQTAVEEEPSSTKLKEVDIEEHKKLYQEYLKMVGDNQTKSDVTAPNQNEVENKTNAMNKSLDQRAHAGKENNLSESSRELQRKVSDSYKAMDPQRKSNVKTIENLPKEPLKRPEIIALQHEEFGGSVPRQRKTSVPRYEVGDLVSDRASRGSTPGSPVPDGAHSPKFDRSDQLDHSSRGSTPTKQLKKQPSRDVPVSPKDEPVRQRRPSRDVPVSYTPGRDLTPEVTPSLSRKTSCEERPPSRGTREGTPVNRRPSRDVPLTPAQLERLSGASAMASDQGIEPQAWPDLIVVPQGEHVESDEDCSTFKDSLDIPVATLVKSPSGTLLSVPGVTISQHDRDKTETQPSTIKDENDPTYVSNNKLVAWILDIGNVQNQRIAPSSTSERVSQWESRDSSPKPAGRSSRDTSPRPRDRSPLPIDRHRDKSPVPSKQHPNLYPLSREPSTLSLKSSASSENLLIQTPWGAMKRSPSRTNLSKSPSFEVPVITLKESQKAERTTEDLSQYSQSDDHMSVDSSTRSPSPKMTNNLLLKQDSLEISEIKDFQMDSRLSGELPPKPPEKGKIPQRNKREENLNINNVSRPDDSKSYTLPRSSKLMKTSSVSSMKTLAGDKKVDNKKSPSAEDSSSTDSLKRKSKFPPSPNQKKKLGPLLFSAQDRISQFEQTQTPGRTQRPISRTRSSMVFSKSMEKVLPPILLENSLDENKNAKTPLISSRRPAPQGLMRSPTFT; encoded by the exons agctgccgccccccttcccccctcgaAATGTCGTCGTcaaggacgacgacgacgtcagAAAATTCTACGACCTCAGACGCGAAATCGGAAG AGGGAGATTCGGTACTGTGTACCTGGTCAACGATAAGGAGACTGGCCAGAAGTTTGCAGCCAAATTCGTGAACACGAAGAGGAACCAGGACCGGGCGAACGTCGAGCGGGAGATCGAGATTATGAAGGCGCTCAACGCCGAAAGGCCCCACCCGAGACTCATCCAGCTGTACGATGCCTTCGACATGGCTAAGGAGATGTGTCTCGTCCTGGAAAT TGTTGATGGCGGCGAACTGTTCGAACGTGTGATTGACGACGACTTCGTCTTAACAGAAAGGGCTTGCACAATTTTTGTCCGACAGATTTGCGAAGGTGTAGAGTTCATCCACTCGAAGAATATTCTTCATTTGGATATGAAG CCGGAAAATATTCTCTGTCTGTCGAGAGAGGGCAACAGAATCAAGATCTGCGACTTCGGGCTGGCGAGGAAGTACGACCCCAGGAAGAAACTTCAGGTTCTCTTCGGTACCCCGGAGTTCGTGGCCCCGGAGGTCGTCAATTTCGAACCCATCAGTTTCGGTACCGACATGTGGAGCGTTGGTGTGATTACTTATGTCCT ATTATCCGGATTATCCCCCTTCATGGGCCACAACTACGTCGAGACAATGACCAACGTCACTAAAAACAAGTACGACTTTGAGGACGAAGCCTTCAAGAGCGTGTCCGAAGATGCCAAGGACTTCATCAGAAAACTTCTGGTGCTCGATAAAAG TTTGCGCCTCACTCCAGCTCAGTGTCAGCACCATGGCTGGCTTAAGCGACCCCCACCTGTCAGCGGTCGAAGACGTTTGTCAGAACGCGAGTTGGAATCTGAGTCAGAATCTGAGGAAGAGACTGATCTGGAGGACATGAGTATAGAGGAGAAAATATTtagggaagaaaaggaaaatgagaaggacagaagaaagagggaagcTGAGGTACTTCGACAGGTCGAGTATAAAAGAAAAGATCTGGAGAAGCaagcagaaataaagaaaaaagaaatagagaagCAAACCGAGGTGAAGAAAAGGGAGTTAGAAATACAAgaagaaacaaagagaaaagaaGCTGAGAGgcaagaggaagaaaagaaaaaggaaatggaaaggcAGTCAGaactgaagaaaaaggaagaggaatTAGAACTAACaaagaagcagctgaaagaattTGTAGACCGTTGGAATTCACACCCAAATTCCCCATACCTGATAGGTACACCTATTGCACTGGATCTACAAAGAATAGTCAAAACTGGAGGCTGGACCTCCAGAGATTCATTTGCCTCTGTGGTGGTTGGTCCTCCATCTGACCCAGGAGATATCTCAGAGCCGGAAGAAGATTTAGATATTGTTGATCAGGATGACTTCATTAGGTACACAATAGAACCACAAAAAACTTTATCAAAGCAACCTTCTCCAGAGGAAGTGGCTAAAGAACTCGAGGAGAGATTAACAATATTGCAACAACAGGAACtgataaacaacaaagaaaatgagtCTCAACTTAATGAGGTTAATGACTCTGAAGTGGCACTTCACAACAAAGCCAACAAAGAAAAATCCAGAGCTGAAGGTACTGAAGCTACTATACCTAATCATAATGAATTGCAAGTAAAGATAGAATCTACTAAAGGTGGAAAGAAGATACCAGAAACTAATATGCCGAAGAAACCTTTAGATTCCAAGCGAAAAACTGTTGATGCTGAAAAGGGGCCAAAAGAATCCAAAATCGAGAAGCACAAGAAGGCATATGAAGAACGCAAGCGGATGAAAAActtagaagaagagaagaaaaagaaagaagtggCAGAAAAATCTCTAGAAGTGCAGAACAAGGAAAATATCCCAGAGGTAAAGGAAACTGTCGACCAGAGGTCAGCCTCTCTAGACTCACTTGCATCAACTGACAGTTATGCTCATGTTGAAAACCGAAAAGATAACATACTAGACACAAATCATATACAACCATTAGATGTCAAAGTTCAGAGACCAGAATCTCCAGTGAAggaaaaagaacaaacaaaatcGCCAGACGTGGATAGCGCTACTGAAACACTTAGGAAGATCAATGAAAAACCCTTAAGTGATTACAAGAAAGAATATGAAGAGTACTTGAAAATGGTTAATGAAGCGCAAAAGAAAACTGAAGAGCCTCAGGTACAAGGTGAGGCAAAGAAGTCTAGTTCACCACCAACaaggaataacaataaaaagcaaaatgaGATTAAACTGCCTACAAAGAAAGTTATTGGCATTGAAAAGTCAGCTAGTGTTAGTGCAGTGAAAGACTTAGAaaagaaagaagcaaataaagTTGGGAGGGGTGAGAGGAAGTCTGGCTTCAGCCTGAAAAATCCCTTTAGTCAAAGATTTGGATTTGGGAAGGATTCCTCTGTAAAATCAAAATCACAGCAACAAACTGCAGTCGAAGAAGAGCCTTCTAGCACAAAACTAAAAGAAGTCGATATTGAAGAGCATAAGAAACTTTATCAAGAATACCTAAAAATGGTAGGTGATAACCAAACTAAATCAGATGTTACAGCACCAAATCAGAATGAggtggaaaataaaacaaatgcaatgAACAAGTCTTTAGATCAAAGAGCACATGCAGGAAAGGAAAATAATCTTTCGGAAAGCAGCAGAGAACTACAACGTAAAGTAAGCGATAGTTATAAAGCAATGGATCCCCAGAGAAAAAGTAATGTCAAAACTATTGAAAACTTACCAAAAGAACCTTTAAAGCGCCCTGAAATTATAGCACTTCAGCATGAAGAGTTTGGAGGCAGTGTTCCAAGGCAAAGGAAAACATCTGTGCCACGGTATGAAGTAGGAGATTTAGTAAGTGATCGTGCTTCTAGAGGTTCAACACCTGGATCACCTGTTCCCGATGGAGCTCATTCCCCTAAATTTGACAGAAGTGATCAATTAGACCATAGTTCTAGAGGCTCAACCCCAACCAAACAGTTAAAGAAGCAACCGTCTAGAGATGTTCCTGTTTCACCTAAGGATGAACCAGTTCGTCAGAGACGACCATCAAGGGATGTGCCAGTATCGTACACCCCAGGAAGAGATCTGACACCTGAAGTCACTCCATCTCTAAGCAGAAAAACTTCTTGTGAAGAACGACCACCATCAAGAGGAACTAGAGAGGGTACACCAGTAAATCGAAGACCATCCAGGGATGTTCCACTAACTCCAGCTCAGCTTGAGCGCTTATCAGGTGCCAGTGCTATGGCTTCTGATCAAGGGATAGAACCTCAAGCCTGGCCTGATCTTATTGTTGTGCCTCAAGGTGAACACGTTGAAAGCGATGAAGACTGCAGTACTTTCAAGGATTCTCTCGATATTCCTGTTGCAACTTTAGTGAAGAGTCCAAGTGGGACATTGTTGTCTGTACCTGGAGTAACAATATCACAACATGACCGTGATAAAACAGAGACACAGCCATCAACCATCAAGGATGAAAATGATCCTACATATGTTTCTAATAATAAGTTAGTAGCATGGATTCTTGACATAGGAAATGTACAAAATCAGCGTATTGCTCCTTCATCAACTTCTGAACGTGTATCCCAGTGGGAATCTCGAGATAGCTCTCCAAAACCTGCTGGAAGATCTTCACGGGATACGTCACCAAGGCCCAGAGATAGATCTCCTCTCCCAATAGACAGACATAGAGATAAGTCTCCAGTTCCAAGTAAACAGCATCCAAATCTTTACCCTCTATCTAGAGAGCCATCAACATTAAGTCTCAAAAGTTCTGCTTCATCTGAAAACCTTTTGATACAAACTCCATGGGGTGCTATGAAGAGATCTCCATCACGAACAAATCTTTCAAAATCACCATCTTTTGAAGTTCCTGTTATTACACTGAAGGAATCTCAAAAAGCTGAGAGGACTACTGAGGATTTATCACAGTATTCTCAGTCAGATGATCACATGTCAGTTGACAGTTCTACCCGCTCACCATctccaaaaatgacaaataatctACTCCTAAAGCAAGATTCTTTAGAGATAAGTGAAATTAAGGATTTCCAAATGGACTCCAGATTAAGTGGTGAACTGCCCCCAAAACCTCCTGAAAAAGGCAAAATTCCTCAACGAAATAAGcgagaagaaaatctaaacattaataatgtatcaAGACCAGATGATTCAAAGTCTTATACTCTTCCTCGATCATCAAAACTCATGAAAACAAGTTCAGTTAGTAGTATGAAAACACTTGCTGGTGATAAAAAAGTTGACAATAAAAAATCTCCTTCTGCTGAGGACTCTAGTAGTACTGACAGCCTTAAAAGGAAAAGCAAATTCCCTCCTTCTCCAAATCAGAAGAAAAAGCTTGGACCTCTCTTGTTCTCAGCACAAGACCGGATTTCTCAGTTTGAACAGACACAGACACCAGGGCGCACACAACGCCCAATTAGTAGGACACGCAGTAGTATGGTGTTTTCAAAGTCAATGGAAAAAGTTCTTCCTCCCATTCTACTGGAGAACAGCCTAGATGAGAACAAGAACGCTAAAACTCCTCTCATATCTT CACGTCGACCTGCACCTCAAGGACTTATGCGTTCTCCTACATTCACCTAG
- the LOC135212128 gene encoding uncharacterized protein LOC135212128 isoform X2: protein MIIVDEREPVGELPPPFPPRNVVVKDDDDVRKFYDLRREIGRGRFGTVYLVNDKETGQKFAAKFVNTKRNQDRANVEREIEIMKALNAERPHPRLIQLYDAFDMAKEMCLVLEIVDGGELFERVIDDDFVLTERACTIFVRQICEGVEFIHSKNILHLDMKPENILCLSREGNRIKICDFGLARKYDPRKKLQVLFGTPEFVAPEVVNFEPISFGTDMWSVGVITYVLLSGLSPFMGHNYVETMTNVTKNKYDFEDEAFKSVSEDAKDFIRKLLVLDKSLRLTPAQCQHHGWLKRPPPVSGRRRLSERELESESESEEETDLEDMSIEEKIFREEKENEKDRRKREAEVLRQVEYKRKDLEKQAEIKKKEIEKQTEVKKRELEIQEETKRKEAERQEEEKKKEMERQSELKKKEEELELTKKQLKEFVDRWNSHPNSPYLIGTPIALDLQRIVKTGGWTSRDSFASVVVGPPSDPGDISEPEEDLDIVDQDDFIRYTIEPQKTLSKQPSPEEVAKELEERLTILQQQELINNKENESQLNEVNDSEVALHNKANKEKSRAEGTEATIPNHNELQVKIESTKGGKKIPETNMPKKPLDSKRKTVDAEKGPKESKIEKHKKAYEERKRMKNLEEEKKKKEVAEKSLEVQNKENIPEVKETVDQRSASLDSLASTDSYAHVENRKDNILDTNHIQPLDVKVQRPESPVKEKEQTKSPDVDSATETLRKINEKPLSDYKKEYEEYLKMVNEAQKKTEEPQVQGEAKKSSSPPTRNNNKKQNEIKLPTKKVIGIEKSASVSAVKDLEKKEANKVGRGERKSGFSLKNPFSQRFGFGKDSSVKSKSQQQTAVEEEPSSTKLKEVDIEEHKKLYQEYLKMVGDNQTKSDVTAPNQNEVENKTNAMNKSLDQRAHAGKENNLSESSRELQRKVSDSYKAMDPQRKSNVKTIENLPKEPLKRPEIIALQHEEFGGSVPRQRKTSVPRYEVGDLVSDRASRGSTPGSPVPDGAHSPKFDRSDQLDHSSRGSTPTKQLKKQPSRDVPVSPKDEPVRQRRPSRDVPVSYTPGRDLTPEVTPSLSRKTSCEERPPSRGTREGTPVNRRPSRDVPLTPAQLERLSGASAMASDQGIEPQAWPDLIVVPQGEHVESDEDCSTFKDSLDIPVATLVKSPSGTLLSVPGVTISQHDRDKTETQPSTIKDENDPTYVSNNKLVAWILDIGNVQNQRIAPSSTSERVSQWESRDSSPKPAGRSSRDTSPRPRDRSPLPIDRHRDKSPVPSKQHPNLYPLSREPSTLSLKSSASSENLLIQTPWGAMKRSPSRTNLSKSPSFEVPVITLKESQKAERTTEDLSQYSQSDDHMSVDSSTRSPSPKMTNNLLLKQDSLEISEIKDFQMDSRLSGELPPKPPEKGKIPQRNKREENLNINNVSRPDDSKSYTLPRSSKLMKTSSVSSMKTLAGDKKVDNKKSPSAEDSSSTDSLKRKSKFPPSPNQKKKLGPLLFSAQDRISQFEQTQTPGRTQRPISRTRSSMVFSKSMEKVLPPILLENSLDENKNAKTPLISCKSSDKTHVKYLTNRLLDKVGKSTGVPQGEVLQNVDSLNNNVGNIRRNSVIFSRRDSTGMTKH, encoded by the exons agctgccgccccccttcccccctcgaAATGTCGTCGTcaaggacgacgacgacgtcagAAAATTCTACGACCTCAGACGCGAAATCGGAAG AGGGAGATTCGGTACTGTGTACCTGGTCAACGATAAGGAGACTGGCCAGAAGTTTGCAGCCAAATTCGTGAACACGAAGAGGAACCAGGACCGGGCGAACGTCGAGCGGGAGATCGAGATTATGAAGGCGCTCAACGCCGAAAGGCCCCACCCGAGACTCATCCAGCTGTACGATGCCTTCGACATGGCTAAGGAGATGTGTCTCGTCCTGGAAAT TGTTGATGGCGGCGAACTGTTCGAACGTGTGATTGACGACGACTTCGTCTTAACAGAAAGGGCTTGCACAATTTTTGTCCGACAGATTTGCGAAGGTGTAGAGTTCATCCACTCGAAGAATATTCTTCATTTGGATATGAAG CCGGAAAATATTCTCTGTCTGTCGAGAGAGGGCAACAGAATCAAGATCTGCGACTTCGGGCTGGCGAGGAAGTACGACCCCAGGAAGAAACTTCAGGTTCTCTTCGGTACCCCGGAGTTCGTGGCCCCGGAGGTCGTCAATTTCGAACCCATCAGTTTCGGTACCGACATGTGGAGCGTTGGTGTGATTACTTATGTCCT ATTATCCGGATTATCCCCCTTCATGGGCCACAACTACGTCGAGACAATGACCAACGTCACTAAAAACAAGTACGACTTTGAGGACGAAGCCTTCAAGAGCGTGTCCGAAGATGCCAAGGACTTCATCAGAAAACTTCTGGTGCTCGATAAAAG TTTGCGCCTCACTCCAGCTCAGTGTCAGCACCATGGCTGGCTTAAGCGACCCCCACCTGTCAGCGGTCGAAGACGTTTGTCAGAACGCGAGTTGGAATCTGAGTCAGAATCTGAGGAAGAGACTGATCTGGAGGACATGAGTATAGAGGAGAAAATATTtagggaagaaaaggaaaatgagaaggacagaagaaagagggaagcTGAGGTACTTCGACAGGTCGAGTATAAAAGAAAAGATCTGGAGAAGCaagcagaaataaagaaaaaagaaatagagaagCAAACCGAGGTGAAGAAAAGGGAGTTAGAAATACAAgaagaaacaaagagaaaagaaGCTGAGAGgcaagaggaagaaaagaaaaaggaaatggaaaggcAGTCAGaactgaagaaaaaggaagaggaatTAGAACTAACaaagaagcagctgaaagaattTGTAGACCGTTGGAATTCACACCCAAATTCCCCATACCTGATAGGTACACCTATTGCACTGGATCTACAAAGAATAGTCAAAACTGGAGGCTGGACCTCCAGAGATTCATTTGCCTCTGTGGTGGTTGGTCCTCCATCTGACCCAGGAGATATCTCAGAGCCGGAAGAAGATTTAGATATTGTTGATCAGGATGACTTCATTAGGTACACAATAGAACCACAAAAAACTTTATCAAAGCAACCTTCTCCAGAGGAAGTGGCTAAAGAACTCGAGGAGAGATTAACAATATTGCAACAACAGGAACtgataaacaacaaagaaaatgagtCTCAACTTAATGAGGTTAATGACTCTGAAGTGGCACTTCACAACAAAGCCAACAAAGAAAAATCCAGAGCTGAAGGTACTGAAGCTACTATACCTAATCATAATGAATTGCAAGTAAAGATAGAATCTACTAAAGGTGGAAAGAAGATACCAGAAACTAATATGCCGAAGAAACCTTTAGATTCCAAGCGAAAAACTGTTGATGCTGAAAAGGGGCCAAAAGAATCCAAAATCGAGAAGCACAAGAAGGCATATGAAGAACGCAAGCGGATGAAAAActtagaagaagagaagaaaaagaaagaagtggCAGAAAAATCTCTAGAAGTGCAGAACAAGGAAAATATCCCAGAGGTAAAGGAAACTGTCGACCAGAGGTCAGCCTCTCTAGACTCACTTGCATCAACTGACAGTTATGCTCATGTTGAAAACCGAAAAGATAACATACTAGACACAAATCATATACAACCATTAGATGTCAAAGTTCAGAGACCAGAATCTCCAGTGAAggaaaaagaacaaacaaaatcGCCAGACGTGGATAGCGCTACTGAAACACTTAGGAAGATCAATGAAAAACCCTTAAGTGATTACAAGAAAGAATATGAAGAGTACTTGAAAATGGTTAATGAAGCGCAAAAGAAAACTGAAGAGCCTCAGGTACAAGGTGAGGCAAAGAAGTCTAGTTCACCACCAACaaggaataacaataaaaagcaaaatgaGATTAAACTGCCTACAAAGAAAGTTATTGGCATTGAAAAGTCAGCTAGTGTTAGTGCAGTGAAAGACTTAGAaaagaaagaagcaaataaagTTGGGAGGGGTGAGAGGAAGTCTGGCTTCAGCCTGAAAAATCCCTTTAGTCAAAGATTTGGATTTGGGAAGGATTCCTCTGTAAAATCAAAATCACAGCAACAAACTGCAGTCGAAGAAGAGCCTTCTAGCACAAAACTAAAAGAAGTCGATATTGAAGAGCATAAGAAACTTTATCAAGAATACCTAAAAATGGTAGGTGATAACCAAACTAAATCAGATGTTACAGCACCAAATCAGAATGAggtggaaaataaaacaaatgcaatgAACAAGTCTTTAGATCAAAGAGCACATGCAGGAAAGGAAAATAATCTTTCGGAAAGCAGCAGAGAACTACAACGTAAAGTAAGCGATAGTTATAAAGCAATGGATCCCCAGAGAAAAAGTAATGTCAAAACTATTGAAAACTTACCAAAAGAACCTTTAAAGCGCCCTGAAATTATAGCACTTCAGCATGAAGAGTTTGGAGGCAGTGTTCCAAGGCAAAGGAAAACATCTGTGCCACGGTATGAAGTAGGAGATTTAGTAAGTGATCGTGCTTCTAGAGGTTCAACACCTGGATCACCTGTTCCCGATGGAGCTCATTCCCCTAAATTTGACAGAAGTGATCAATTAGACCATAGTTCTAGAGGCTCAACCCCAACCAAACAGTTAAAGAAGCAACCGTCTAGAGATGTTCCTGTTTCACCTAAGGATGAACCAGTTCGTCAGAGACGACCATCAAGGGATGTGCCAGTATCGTACACCCCAGGAAGAGATCTGACACCTGAAGTCACTCCATCTCTAAGCAGAAAAACTTCTTGTGAAGAACGACCACCATCAAGAGGAACTAGAGAGGGTACACCAGTAAATCGAAGACCATCCAGGGATGTTCCACTAACTCCAGCTCAGCTTGAGCGCTTATCAGGTGCCAGTGCTATGGCTTCTGATCAAGGGATAGAACCTCAAGCCTGGCCTGATCTTATTGTTGTGCCTCAAGGTGAACACGTTGAAAGCGATGAAGACTGCAGTACTTTCAAGGATTCTCTCGATATTCCTGTTGCAACTTTAGTGAAGAGTCCAAGTGGGACATTGTTGTCTGTACCTGGAGTAACAATATCACAACATGACCGTGATAAAACAGAGACACAGCCATCAACCATCAAGGATGAAAATGATCCTACATATGTTTCTAATAATAAGTTAGTAGCATGGATTCTTGACATAGGAAATGTACAAAATCAGCGTATTGCTCCTTCATCAACTTCTGAACGTGTATCCCAGTGGGAATCTCGAGATAGCTCTCCAAAACCTGCTGGAAGATCTTCACGGGATACGTCACCAAGGCCCAGAGATAGATCTCCTCTCCCAATAGACAGACATAGAGATAAGTCTCCAGTTCCAAGTAAACAGCATCCAAATCTTTACCCTCTATCTAGAGAGCCATCAACATTAAGTCTCAAAAGTTCTGCTTCATCTGAAAACCTTTTGATACAAACTCCATGGGGTGCTATGAAGAGATCTCCATCACGAACAAATCTTTCAAAATCACCATCTTTTGAAGTTCCTGTTATTACACTGAAGGAATCTCAAAAAGCTGAGAGGACTACTGAGGATTTATCACAGTATTCTCAGTCAGATGATCACATGTCAGTTGACAGTTCTACCCGCTCACCATctccaaaaatgacaaataatctACTCCTAAAGCAAGATTCTTTAGAGATAAGTGAAATTAAGGATTTCCAAATGGACTCCAGATTAAGTGGTGAACTGCCCCCAAAACCTCCTGAAAAAGGCAAAATTCCTCAACGAAATAAGcgagaagaaaatctaaacattaataatgtatcaAGACCAGATGATTCAAAGTCTTATACTCTTCCTCGATCATCAAAACTCATGAAAACAAGTTCAGTTAGTAGTATGAAAACACTTGCTGGTGATAAAAAAGTTGACAATAAAAAATCTCCTTCTGCTGAGGACTCTAGTAGTACTGACAGCCTTAAAAGGAAAAGCAAATTCCCTCCTTCTCCAAATCAGAAGAAAAAGCTTGGACCTCTCTTGTTCTCAGCACAAGACCGGATTTCTCAGTTTGAACAGACACAGACACCAGGGCGCACACAACGCCCAATTAGTAGGACACGCAGTAGTATGGTGTTTTCAAAGTCAATGGAAAAAGTTCTTCCTCCCATTCTACTGGAGAACAGCCTAGATGAGAACAAGAACGCTAAAACTCCTCTCATATCTTGTAAGTCCAGTGACAAAACTCATGTAAAATATCTCACTAATAGACTTTTAGATAAGGTTGGAAAATCCACAGGAGTACCTCAAGGAGAAGTTTTGCAGAATGTAGATTCACTCAATAACAATGTTGGGAATATTAGGAGAAACAGTGTTATATTCAGTAGAAGAGACAGCACTGGAATGAccaaacattaa